The genomic stretch CGGCGAATACCGTCTGCGCCGATCCCCGCATGAGCACGCGACCCTCGCCGTCCCACGAAATGGTCAAATCGCCACCGGGTAGACCCACGGTGACGGTCTCGTCCGTCAGGCCATGCAAGCGGGCGGCCACAGCCGTAGCGCATGCGCCGGTGCCGCAGGCCAGCGTGGGCCCCGCTCCGCGTTCCCACACTTTGACTTCGATCCGATCGCGCCCAACCACGTGGGCAATCTCGAAGTTCGTGCGCTTTGGAAACGCCGGATGGTGCTCTACTTCCGGGCCGATAGTTGTTAGCGGGAAGGACTCGATGTCATCGAGAAACGTAATGGCGTGAGGGTTGCCCATTGAAACTGCCGTTATGGCTAGATCGGTGCCATTTACGCTGAGCGGCATGTCCTTTACCGGGGTAGTGCTCGCCTGAACCGGAATCTCCGCCGGGGCGAGAAAGGGCGGTCCCATGTCAACCGAAACGGAGAAATTGTCGTTATCTCCCGGGTGCACGTTGACCTTGAGCATTCCGGCAAGCGTATCGACCTCCAGCCAACCCTCGCCAATCTCTCCCGTATCGTAGAGATACTTGGCAAAGCAGCGGATACCGTTGCCGCACATCTCAGCTTCGCTGCCGTCGGGATTGAACATGCGAAATTGGTAGCTCTGGCTACCATCCGTATCGATAAGCAGCAAGCCGTCGCTGCCCACGCCGAAATTGCGGTCGCAGAGCTTTGACGCCAGGTCTGCCCACGCCCTTGCACCGTTGGCGCGGGTGTCTACCACGACAAAATCATTGCCCGTTCCGTGCATCTTTGTGAATTCTATGTCCTGTGCCATCACGTGCTCCCTACTCTCAGTTGCCAATCTGAAATAGACGCTAATGTCCTAGCGCGGGGGCTTGCCCCTCCCATCGGCGGGGGCCGACACAACTGTCTCCGCAATCACGTCAATCCAAGCGCATCAACTCTGACTGCCGCCCATTACCAGCTTACACAGATCGCCGCGGGCGTTACCAGAGCAAGCCTATTGCTAACCTCACACCTGGGCTAACGTCTCTTCGCCACCCAAGACAGGAGGCTTTCCCAATAATCCTCGTCTTACACACTGCGCTGCGATCAGAAGTACATCTCAGCAGCGTGTTGCCTAGCGCGGTATGAGTTCCAGCGCCGCCAAAACGCCAATAACCACAATTGCCACGGCATAGAGGTGCAACCGCATGCGCAGTTCCATCTCGCGCATGTCTGACTTGGTCGCTGTTTCCAATACCTTGATGTCGCCTTTGACTCCATCTATGTCGGCTCTGACACCATCTATGTCGACTCTTGTCGCCGCTTCCAATGCCTTGATGTCGCTTCTGACACCATCTATGTCAGCTTTGGTCGCCGCTTCCAATGCCTTGATGTCGCCTCTGACTCCATCTATGTCGGCTTTGGTCACCACTTCCAATGCCTTGATGTCGCCTCTGACTCCATCTATGTCGGCTTTGGTCGCCGCTTCCAATGCCTTGATGTCGCCTCTGACTCCATCTATGTCGGCTTTGGTCGCCGCTTCCAATGCCTTGATGTCGCCTCTGACTTCATCTAGATCTGCCTTGGTCGCAAGGGTATCCCACGAATCGCCAAGCGTATCCAGGAGGGCTTCGGCCATTTCCTTGCTGTATCCCGCGCCCCTGAGTCGCTCGAACACCTTATGGGTATCCTTAACCGCCACAGCTCATTGCTCCTTTACTCGCCCGGTACCTGGACCGCCGCTCGCATTCCCTGTAGAATCCTCTAATCTCTTCCCCCACAGATACTACAGTATCGGTACCAATCTCTGTCCATTGTATGCCCTTTTGCTTGCGGAACCAAGTCTCCTGACGTTTGGCGAGCTGGTGCGTGGCATACTTGGTCTGCTGGATTGCCTCCGTCAATGTGCATGATCCCTGCAAGTAGGCGGCGAGCTGGCGATACCCGGCGCTCTGCATGCTTGGAAGGTCGGTCGCAATGCCTGCGGCGAGCAAACCTTCGACCTCTGCAATGAAGCCATCCGCAATCATGCGGTCAACGCGTTCGTCTATGCGCTGATACAAGCTGTCGCGGTCGGTGCGCAGTCCAATCTGCAGAATGGGGAATGAGGGCGGACGGCGTTTGCGCTGCGCAGAGAACGGCTCGCCGGTAACTATACTGACCTCTAAGGCACGAATGAGCCGCCGTGGATTATGTCGATCTATTTGCGCCGCAGCCGCGGGATCTAGGCGCAGCAATTGTGCAAACAGAGCGTCGATGCCCTCGTCCCGCATTGTCTGTTCAAGCTCCGCCCGCAACTCAGGTTCAGGCGGCACAGCAGGAAGTACCAGGCCGTCTACGATGGACTGGACGTACAGTCCGGTACCGCCCACGAGCCACGGGCGCTTGCGGCGGGCAACGAGCTGCTGAATCGCGGCCTCTGCTTGCTCGCGCCAAACCGAAACAGAGTAGGAAGCACTATCCGCTGGCGCCACGTCCACAACGTGGTGAGGTACCTGTTTTCGTTCCGCCAGCGTCGGTTTTGCCGTACCGATGTCCAAACCGCAATAGACCTGGCGGGAATCGGCGCTGACAATCTCCGCATCAAACTCTGCAGCGAGGGCCATAGCCACCGCACTCTTGCCCACGGCGGTAGCTCCGACGATAGTTACGAGGGCGTCGGACGAATGGCATGTTGTCACAGGTCGGTCAATTGAATACGAGGCCTAATCTGCACTACTGTCAGCACTTACAGGGCTGCGTCGTGTCCTCGAATCAGAGCATGGATGACAACCATCTTCCTACGCAACAAACTCAAGGAGGGGAAAGAATTACAGTGCTAGAGTCGGTCTACATTTGGGACACTATAGGCCAAGTTCGCGGATGAAAGGCGATTCAATTGAATTGGCTTCTCTCCTGCCAATACGCTTGGGTACCAAAAGGAGAACTCTTTCCCGCGCCCGCGTGAATGCCACATAGAAGATCCTGCGCTCAGCTTCCGTCTGTAGTGGCGTAGTTGCATTCTTGCTTGGCCATATCCCGTCAATTACGTCTAGTAATACTACCGTGTCAAACTCCTTGCCCTTTGCGCGCAATGCAGTCATCAGATGCAAAGGGTGTTTCCAAAGATCGGTCTTTTGATCTTGACTGTCGTCGTCAAATGGCGGTATGTAAACTAGAGTATCCTTGGCACGTTCAATATCGTCTATGAATGTGTCGTAGTCTTCCCCGTAATGAGACGCGTATTCAGCTAACTGATAGAATGGCGGGTCTGTATAGAAGATGTCGTCTTCAGCTTTTCCAACATCATACTGCAGGCCTTCGAAATTGACACTCAGTTGCATCAGTGCATCTGAGACAGTCTCGGCATTCACGAATGCTTTCACGGCCTCTGAAAATGCCACGCTCATTGCACCTTCGGCATTCTTGCCCTTAAGCGCTCCTCAGTAGTTGGCTAGTGTATCGGACGCCGAAAAGACATCCCTTAGATTGCATTGCTGGAGAAACTTCCTTAAAGACTGCTTATCTTTCTTGTTTAGAGGGTAGCGCTTTACCAAATCGCACAACTCAATTAAGTCGTTTACGACTTGCGATTTCCGTTGACGTACTCTAGAACGAGTCTTAATCAATAGAAGGTCGAGGAGTTTGTCGAATGCGTTGCCCAAGAATACTTGCAAGTCTTCAGCAGCGCAAAAGGCAATCTCCTTGGACGCAAAGTGGACTTGATACGGAATGATTTGAGCTCTCTTGCGACCAATTATTGCGATGCGGCTTGGGCTCTTACTTTGAGTAATCGATTCCTCTATCATATTTGAAACATATTGAAGTGACGCTATAGGCCCATCAGTTCTCTTGATATCAATCTGTGCATCTTTGGAGGATGACGCACTTATTTGCTTTGGGACTCTGCGCATGTTGTTGGCAATCAACTGCTGCGACTTCTCAACAATGTTGTGAGGTGAACGGTAATTTACGCTAAGCGTGAAAGTTTCAAATCGCGATTTAAAGTAGTCTTCAGGCTCTAGGATGTACTCGGGCGAAGCCCCTCTCCACTCAAAAATGGCCTGGTCATCGTCACCCGCGATTGTCAATGTAGCGCGATTGCGTTCGACAATTGCCTTGATTAATGCAAGATCGAGTGGGTTGATATCCTGAAACTCATCAACAAATACATGATCGTAGCTTGCCGCACCAGAAAGCAGTTGCCCCTGTTCGATATTCTCGCGTGCATCAATGAAAGCAAAATACTTCTGGTCTTCCAAGGTGAACGTGGCATTACTCATTAAATGTGACACACCCTCTAGCCAAAACTTAAAAAACTGTTCGAAAGTTGTGCTGTTTCCATTGCGAAGCACCTCTTGACCACTCTCGTCCACTGAAACGTCAAGCACATCAAGACTTGCCAAAGCCTCAAGCTGTTCCTTCAGCTTCCAAGACAACCCTTGTTTGTGAAGCTCTTCAACATGCCTTTCAAACTGCTTGAAATTGGAATGCCGAATGTGATCAAATCCCAAGGACTTGAACGCATCCATGACTTTTAGCAACTTTTGCGGAGCGTTGCTCTTTTTCCACCTGTTGGCACTTTGAATTGATCTCTTTAGGCTCTCGTGCTTTTGCCAAATCGGTTGAAGCTGGTTCAACATTGCAAAGTGATAGTCAGCCTTTGACGTGATGAGCTTAGGGCTAATGGTTGCATTTTTTATCCGGCGGAACCCCCATGAATTCAGAGTAGTGATTTCAATTGCTTCTCGAATTTCCGCGAATTGACTGTCATCGTGGAGCCGGGTAAGCAACTCTTGCTTGGCGGCAACCGTAAACGTCACGATTAGGAACCGTGACCGGCGAGGTCTTCCCTGCCGGGCAAGATGGATGCATCGATAGAGCAAGCACAGTGTTTTCCCACATCCTGCGGGGGCCAGCAACCTTACATCACCAATCGGCGCTTCACAGAATGCTCTTTGCGACGGGTCTAGTTCTTCCATGTTGTAAATCCTAAGATCCATTCAGCACTTGGGACTGGCATTGTATTCGGACTTGGAGTAGACATCGTTAATCACATCAGACTGGCAGCCAGCACCAGCTCCGGCACAAACGCGCGGGGAGGGAGAGCAGCAATAAAGAGCGCCGCCTCCGCCACGTCTTCCGGTTGTAGCATCTTGGCGAATGCTTCCGGCGGCGGCGGCTCCGGCCGTTTTTCCATCAGCGGTGTTTCACAGGGGCCGGGAAAAACCACCGAAACACGAATGCCGCGGTCACGTTCCTCCATCATGGTGCCGTGCGCCAGTCCGCGTACGCCATGTTTCGTCGCTTGGTAGGCAATACCGGCAACCACGTTGGGCTTTTGCACGGCATCTGAAGAGTAGTGGATGATCGTGCCGGCGCCTTGCTCACGCATAGTCGGCAAGACCGCATCTACGAGGTTGTAGGCAACCGTAAGATTGTGCGCGATCATCATATCCCAATCCGCGGGCCCCATCTCAGTAAAGGCGCGGTTCTTGATATTAGTGCCCACGCTGTTGACCAGCACGTCAATTTTGCCAAACTGCTCGCGAGCCCGCTTGGCCATGGCAGCAACAGCGGCGCGGTCATTTGCATCAGTCGGCACTGCCAATGCGGTGCCGCCGTTCTGTGTAATTTCGTCCACCAGCGCGGCGAGCTTTTCAGTGCTGCGCGCCGCCACGACCACGGCTGCGCCTTCCTGAGCAAAGAGTCGCGCCGTCGCCGCGCCCATGCCGGAACTGGCGCCGCCTACTATGGCTACCATGTCATTCAGTTTTCCCACGCGTCCCCAAACTCCCTTCACGGCACGTTGCTTCTGCATTCGCGCCAACTCTCAAATGGTTTGTCAGTCACCACTAGTCTACGTCGGCCCCAAGTTCATCCAGCAGCCCGTGCAAGTATTCGCGGGCGCGCGTGGCCTCGTGGTGGACCTCCTCAATGGTTCCCTCGCCGAGTTGCTCAATCATGCAGGGACCGTCAAAGTCGTGGTCGCGCAGGATCGTAAAGAGCGCCTTAAAGTCAACGTCGCCGTCGCCGGGGGTCACATCCACCGAGCCATTGACGCCGCCGGTCTCATCTTTGATTGACATCCCTGCCACGTACGGCGCGAGTTCCTCAAAATCGTCTTCCGGCCGCTCGCCGGTGTAGAAGAGCACGTTGCCTGGATCGTAGAAGACCTTCAAATTATCGGAACTAATGCGCTTCATGAGCGCCACCAACCCCCGCGCGGTGGCCGTCACACCGCCGTGGGGCTTCATCATCACCACGATGCCTTTGCTCTTGGCATACTCCGCGGCTTCTTCCATGAGTTGCAGGAACTGATCGTAAAGCGCCTCGTCATTGGTGCCGCTATTGTGCATGTAGGTCGCGCCCAGCGTGTGGCTATTGTCCACATAGCTGTGTAGCGCCGAACGGGCAACGGATTCATCGCCCCACGGAATGCTCGTATAGTTCTCCAGGTTCTTTAGGTTGTACTTTTCAAGCAACCTGGCGAGATTTGCTACCTGGTCTGCGGACGCGTTGGGCGGCAACGGCGGGCCATCCCCCGCTGTCATGAATCCGAAATTCTTGAACCCCGCCTGCGCTGTGCCTTCCATCGAGACCTCCAACGCATACTTGGTCCAAGGCCGACTGAAACACCCCAGGTGTACTTTCATGAGATTCCTCTCTATAGGCGCTAAGAAGAGTGATAGCACGTATCAAAGGTGACGGGCAGAACGTAGCATGCGGCTGCACGCGCTGTCAACGCGGGAGGCTGGCGGCTAGCAGGCAGCAGTGTTGTATCGCCACGTCAAAGGCACGCAAAAAGAACCGGCGAAGCCTCGGGCAATGGGCTGTGCGGTCGTGTTTTGGCTCCGGCACTCCGCCGGGACTCTGTATACTGGTGCACATGGAAGAACGTCTGCAAAAATTCCTTGCTCGCTGCGGCGTGGCGTCCCGCCGGCGCGCTGAAGTCTTGATTGTCCAAGGCCGGATTACCGTAAACGGGAAGGCGGTGTCGGTGCTGGGTACGAAAGTGGACCCCGTTCGCGACAGAGTATCGCTGGATGGCAAGACGGTCGTGCCGCCAGCCGCGCTTACCTACCTGGCCTTGCACAAACCAGCCGGATTCCTGACAACCCGCGAAGACCCGCACGGTCGTCGTACCGTTTACGACCTGCTGCCTCAAGATTGCGCCCATCTGGTTCCGGTGGGTCGCCTCGATTACCAGAGCGAAGGACTGCTCTTCTTCACCGATGACGGCGCATGGGCCAATCACGTCGCGCATCCCCGCTACGGCGGCGAGAAAGAGTACGCGGTCCTGGTAAACGGTCGCTTGATTTCCCAACAGCAGGAAGCGCTGCGCGCGCCTATGGTCCTGGACGGATATCAACTCAATGCCATCAAGATGCAGTTGATGCATCGCGAGGATGAAGGCACGTGGATGACGATCACCCTCACAGAGGGGCGCAAGCGGCAAATCCGGCAGATGCTCGCGGCAATTGGCAAACACGCCCTGCGCCTGATCCGAGTCCGCATTGGCCCGGTCCGCCTCGGCAAATTAGCGGCGGGAGAATTCCGCTCGTTGTCGCAGAGTGAAGTCGAGCATTGGCATGACCCGCCGCAAAGCCCTCACCCGCAACGGAAAGCGGCCGCGCCTGCATTGCTTCGGCAAAATACGCCAGCCACAAACACAACCGGAGCCGACAGGGCAGACTCATCCTTCGCCAGCGCCGCGGTCGGGATACGCCACATTGATCACGTCTGAAATACCTCTTACGATCACCATTGACGGCACCGCGGGATCGGGCAAGAGCGCACTCGGGAGCCTCCTTGCCGCGCGATTAAACTACCTCTTCGTTGACACCGGCGCTTTCTACCGAGCCCTGACTCTCGCCGCTTTGCGCGCGCAAATACCTTTAGAGAAAGGTCCCGCGCTGGCGGCGTTGGCTCACACGCTGGATATCCGCATTGCGCCTCCCACCGTTGCCGACGGCCGTCAGTTCACGCTCTTGCTGGGCACGGCAGACGTCACCTGGGAGCTTCGCGGCGAGGCGGTTGATGCCGGTGTGTCACCGGTTGCGGCACAACCTGAAGCGCGCGCAGCCCTGCTGCCCATGCAGCAGCGCCTGGCCCGCAAGAAAGGCGTGGTAATGGTGGGACGTGATATCGGCACCGTGGTCTGCCCGGAAGCCGAGGTAAAAGTTTATCTCGTCGCTGACCTCGCGACTCGTGCGCAGCGCCGCCAGCAAGAACTCGCGACACGAGGCGCGTCAATCACTGACGACGACGTAGCCCGGAATCTCGCCGCCCGCGACCGCATTGACAGCAGCCGGGACGCGGCACCGCTTGCACAGCCTCCCGACGCTATCGTGCTTGATACCGGCAAACTTTCACTGGAGGAAGAACTCGCGGCAGTGCTCGTCAGAATCAAAGCAGTGCGTGATGCTTTGGCAGCAGAATAGACCCCAACATCGTCATCAACGCGGTGAGATTTACATTTTCTTAAAGAATATCTTTTAATTCTCTTGCGCTCTGTCGCTAGTTGTGGTTATAATTGAAATCAGAGATTGGATAACCAGATGCTACTGGGGGAAAGTGGAAAGGGCTATCTAAAGGGGTTGCCCAGGCGCCTCCACCATTGTGCGGCGCATGCCACCCAGCGGCACTTACGAAAAAGGAGTTAGTCATCATGGAGGATACGCATAAAGCCGGTAACGGTGATGCCAATAAAGAGGCGCCGGAGCAGCCATTCTTCCGCGTAACCATCGAACTACGCAACTCACCCGGTGACGCGTTTGAGAACCTGCAGGAGAGGTTGAGCCAGAAGGCAAACGCTGTCCTCGACTTCATCCGACGCGGCGTAGAAATCCGGGTCGAGACTAAAGCCAAAGGCGGTCAGGACAAGGCCGAGCGCATCACCATCGAATAGTCTTCCGGCAATGCACTGAACCGCAAAGGTCTCCGCCGAGTGGACTCGAGGGCGCTGTCGGTTCAGTTTCTGCACGACACGACGCAGGTCTTCAACATTGGAGGCCTGCGTTGCGTTTGGACCAAAGTGGCACGCCCACACACAGGCATGAACGCGCAAAGCGCCAACACTTAGGTGGATTTGCAGCAATTCTTACTGCCGCGCCGGAGGATCTGTGGCGACGTTGCGGCCCTCGCCACCCTCAGGATAGCGCTCAGCCGTGACCACGCCGCCGAGCCCTTGGGCAATGTAGTTGGCGATTGCCTGCTGGTATGTGACACCAAGCGAAACGAACGGCGCGTCGCGGAAGGGGTACTCATCGCCGCCGCGTGCGAGGAAATTAAGTGTCGCAACGTGCACGGGGCCCGCATCTGCCACGACGTCACCATCCCGCACCAGCCAGGTACCGTCGCCAAGCTGCACGCTGCGAATTCGCGTGCCCGGCGTGACCACCCGGCCGTCGTCATCGAGCACCTGTGAGGTACCGTTCGGATCCCAGGTCATGGTGAAACCGGCTATCTGCGGGAACCGACCGTCAATGTGCTCGACCCGCGAAACGGCGTTCTCGAGAATCTCTTTGAATTGTTCCACCGACACATTCGGCACGATGGCAAGGAAGTTCGGGAACGGGGCCATGTTATAGATGTCAAGTTCGTACAATGTGCCTGCCGGGAGCACGTTGTCGTTGCGAATGCCGCCGCCGTTTTGGAGCGCCACGTCTGCACCTTGGACTCTGTAGCGGTCCGCTAGTTCATTCGCCTGCCATAGCAGCGCGTCAGCAATGAGATTGCCCTGATTCGTCTCCCGTGTCCGTATTGCATGCCTTTGTCCGTCCAGTGACACTTCAGTGGTACCGACAGTGGTAGCCGCCAGGCCGCTGATGAAGTCCGCTACCGGATTGACAACGAGTTCCTGCAACGGCGGATGAGGTTCCACGGCGTCCGGATGGTCGCCCCCGGCCACGCGCACCGGCCCACTAGAGGCGTCAATCGCCGTGATAGTTCCGTTCACGTCAAATTCCACGATCAAGCGGCCCACGTACGTGTACCGGCCCGGCGCACCCACCACCGGTACGTCATTGCCATCGGCATCCGAGGCCAAGAGCGGATATGTGCCGAATACTTTTTCCTCGTCACCGGGCAACAGCAGATCGCTCTCGTTTGCCAGCAACTCGTCGCCGCCGCCGGCAATCAATATGTCAACCCCACGCAGCGCGGCGCCAAGCGCCACGTCTCCCGCGATCCCCTGCAGGTGACTCACGACGATGATCTTGTTTATGCCCGCAGCTTCCATTGCATCGATCTCCTGCTGGACCACCGCCGCAACATCCTTCGCGATCTGCACGTTGCGCGGACTGGAGAGATAACGGAGACCCGGCGTTGTGGCGCCGATGATGCCGACACGCTCACCATCGAATTCCAGTACTGCGCTGCGGGCCAGACGGCCTGCTGCCGCAAGCACGGCCAGCCGCGGCTCCCCACTAAAATCAAGATTGGCGCTGATAAAGGGAACAGTTGACGTAGAGCCGCTGATTGCATCCGCTAAGACGTCCGGCCCAAAATCAAACTCATGGTTGCCCAGCACCATCGCATCGTAGCCGATGTGATCGAGGGCGATAATATCGTAAAATGGCGCGGACTCACGCTCCAGACTCGCGCTAAACTCCGGTCCTGCGCGAAAGTTGTCACCGGCTGAGACTACCAGCACACTGCTGCCGCTGGCATGGGCTTCCTGTCTGAGCTTGGCCACCAGTGCGGCAAAGCGAGCCACGCCGCCAAAATCCTCCCGGTCCCTCCCGGCATGTATGAGCTGGGATTCACCGTCATTGTTATGCAAGATCGTGAGTCGAAACGCTTGCGGCGAGGGCGTAGCCGCAGGAATGGGCGTGGCGGTCGACTCGGGACTTGGGCTTGGAGTGGTTAACGGTACAGCAGTCGCGCACGCGGATAGTGTGAACAACAGCGCGAGCAGAATTGCAGGTAAATGGAGCGGCGAGCGCTTAGCCGGACAGGATGTCATTATGTCTCTCCGCGGTCTCCTGTGCGCCATGTGTGCACCGCACGATACTACAGCATGTTGCGAGAGGCGCTTGGGTCGAACTGTCGTGGCTTTCATGCCGTGTCTGCCTTCCGAATTCCTACCCTCTGACCAAAGCTGTATGGACCGCCCGCCGTGGGATTCACGTTGTACCATTGCAATGTACGCGTAAAGTATACGGCAAGCACAATTCCAGGAACCCCAACACAACACTATGCCGCCCATTCGCCCGAGCAGTTTCCTGGCCATGGCAATTGTGAGACAGCGGTCACGGTCTACGTGCAAGCGCTACTGCGATGGAGGTTGGGATGCTTGCGCGGCCGCAGCCGAGGACTGTTCGGCAACTGGCGAGCGTCTTATGTCGCGCAGGCGCAGCACAAGAGCAACGCCCATCAGACCAATGGCGGCAAGCGAGAATAGGGGTTGGATCGGCTCAAAATATGTAAGCGCGCCACTGGCGCCGGCGAGAGCAAGCACCACCTTATTGCGTACCGGACAGCCGATGCCCACAAAGAGCAGCAGGCCGCTGCCGAGAGCTTTCGAGTCTTGAAGCGAGCAACTCCGTGGCACACCGTACGTCGCCCCAAGCATCACGGCCAGGGCAGTTATGGCTCCTAGGTAAACATAGTCAGTGGGGCGTGCATCTAAGGGACGGACGAAAAACTGGTTCGGGATCACGCCGCTGGGAATACCCACGAGCAGCAGAACCGCCAGCCCCATGCCGCCGCCGTAAACGAGCGATTTCCAATTCATCGTCCGCCACATCATCTATTCCTTGATAGTCGCCCTATGTCTTCGCCGAATCGCCGGTCTCATTTAGTACGACCAGTTATGCCGTCCTCCTCGCGGTCAGAATAAGACGGCTGCTCTCGGGCGCGAGCGGTTCACCGTCCAGGCTACCGAAGAAATCAAGTCGATCCAGACCCGCGAGATTCAGCATTCGTTCCAGTTCATGCGGCAAGTAGACCCGCACC from Chloroflexota bacterium encodes the following:
- a CDS encoding SDR family NAD(P)-dependent oxidoreductase, whose protein sequence is MQKQRAVKGVWGRVGKLNDMVAIVGGASSGMGAATARLFAQEGAAVVVAARSTEKLAALVDEITQNGGTALAVPTDANDRAAVAAMAKRAREQFGKIDVLVNSVGTNIKNRAFTEMGPADWDMMIAHNLTVAYNLVDAVLPTMREQGAGTIIHYSSDAVQKPNVVAGIAYQATKHGVRGLAHGTMMEERDRGIRVSVVFPGPCETPLMEKRPEPPPPEAFAKMLQPEDVAEAALFIAALPPRAFVPELVLAASLM
- the miaA gene encoding tRNA (adenosine(37)-N6)-dimethylallyltransferase MiaA; translation: MTTCHSSDALVTIVGATAVGKSAVAMALAAEFDAEIVSADSRQVYCGLDIGTAKPTLAERKQVPHHVVDVAPADSASYSVSVWREQAEAAIQQLVARRKRPWLVGGTGLYVQSIVDGLVLPAVPPEPELRAELEQTMRDEGIDALFAQLLRLDPAAAAQIDRHNPRRLIRALEVSIVTGEPFSAQRKRRPPSFPILQIGLRTDRDSLYQRIDERVDRMIADGFIAEVEGLLAAGIATDLPSMQSAGYRQLAAYLQGSCTLTEAIQQTKYATHQLAKRQETWFRKQKGIQWTEIGTDTVVSVGEEIRGFYRECERRSRYRASKGAMSCGG
- a CDS encoding bifunctional UDP-sugar hydrolase/5'-nucleotidase, with protein sequence MTSCPAKRSPLHLPAILLALLFTLSACATAVPLTTPSPSPESTATPIPAATPSPQAFRLTILHNNDGESQLIHAGRDREDFGGVARFAALVAKLRQEAHASGSSVLVVSAGDNFRAGPEFSASLERESAPFYDIIALDHIGYDAMVLGNHEFDFGPDVLADAISGSTSTVPFISANLDFSGEPRLAVLAAAGRLARSAVLEFDGERVGIIGATTPGLRYLSSPRNVQIAKDVAAVVQQEIDAMEAAGINKIIVVSHLQGIAGDVALGAALRGVDILIAGGGDELLANESDLLLPGDEEKVFGTYPLLASDADGNDVPVVGAPGRYTYVGRLIVEFDVNGTITAIDASSGPVRVAGGDHPDAVEPHPPLQELVVNPVADFISGLAATTVGTTEVSLDGQRHAIRTRETNQGNLIADALLWQANELADRYRVQGADVALQNGGGIRNDNVLPAGTLYELDIYNMAPFPNFLAIVPNVSVEQFKEILENAVSRVEHIDGRFPQIAGFTMTWDPNGTSQVLDDDGRVVTPGTRIRSVQLGDGTWLVRDGDVVADAGPVHVATLNFLARGGDEYPFRDAPFVSLGVTYQQAIANYIAQGLGGVVTAERYPEGGEGRNVATDPPARQ
- a CDS encoding sugar phosphate isomerase/epimerase codes for the protein MKVHLGCFSRPWTKYALEVSMEGTAQAGFKNFGFMTAGDGPPLPPNASADQVANLARLLEKYNLKNLENYTSIPWGDESVARSALHSYVDNSHTLGATYMHNSGTNDEALYDQFLQLMEEAAEYAKSKGIVVMMKPHGGVTATARGLVALMKRISSDNLKVFYDPGNVLFYTGERPEDDFEELAPYVAGMSIKDETGGVNGSVDVTPGDGDVDFKALFTILRDHDFDGPCMIEQLGEGTIEEVHHEATRAREYLHGLLDELGADVD
- the dapF gene encoding diaminopimelate epimerase — translated: MAQDIEFTKMHGTGNDFVVVDTRANGARAWADLASKLCDRNFGVGSDGLLLIDTDGSQSYQFRMFNPDGSEAEMCGNGIRCFAKYLYDTGEIGEGWLEVDTLAGMLKVNVHPGDNDNFSVSVDMGPPFLAPAEIPVQASTTPVKDMPLSVNGTDLAITAVSMGNPHAITFLDDIESFPLTTIGPEVEHHPAFPKRTNFEIAHVVGRDRIEVKVWERGAGPTLACGTGACATAVAARLHGLTDETVTVGLPGGDLTISWDGEGRVLMRGSAQTVFAGTWLQGD
- a CDS encoding ATP-binding domain-containing protein, with translation MAFSEAVKAFVNAETVSDALMQLSVNFEGLQYDVGKAEDDIFYTDPPFYQLAEYASHYGEDYDTFIDDIERAKDTLVYIPPFDDDSQDQKTDLWKHPLHLMTALRAKGKEFDTVVLLDVIDGIWPSKNATTPLQTEAERRIFYVAFTRARERVLLLVPKRIGRREANSIESPFIRELGL
- the cmk gene encoding (d)CMP kinase → MITSEIPLTITIDGTAGSGKSALGSLLAARLNYLFVDTGAFYRALTLAALRAQIPLEKGPALAALAHTLDIRIAPPTVADGRQFTLLLGTADVTWELRGEAVDAGVSPVAAQPEARAALLPMQQRLARKKGVVMVGRDIGTVVCPEAEVKVYLVADLATRAQRRQQELATRGASITDDDVARNLAARDRIDSSRDAAPLAQPPDAIVLDTGKLSLEEELAAVLVRIKAVRDALAAE
- a CDS encoding ATP-dependent helicase, translating into MEELDPSQRAFCEAPIGDVRLLAPAGCGKTLCLLYRCIHLARQGRPRRSRFLIVTFTVAAKQELLTRLHDDSQFAEIREAIEITTLNSWGFRRIKNATISPKLITSKADYHFAMLNQLQPIWQKHESLKRSIQSANRWKKSNAPQKLLKVMDAFKSLGFDHIRHSNFKQFERHVEELHKQGLSWKLKEQLEALASLDVLDVSVDESGQEVLRNGNSTTFEQFFKFWLEGVSHLMSNATFTLEDQKYFAFIDARENIEQGQLLSGAASYDHVFVDEFQDINPLDLALIKAIVERNRATLTIAGDDDQAIFEWRGASPEYILEPEDYFKSRFETFTLSVNYRSPHNIVEKSQQLIANNMRRVPKQISASSSKDAQIDIKRTDGPIASLQYVSNMIEESITQSKSPSRIAIIGRKRAQIIPYQVHFASKEIAFCAAEDLQVFLGNAFDKLLDLLLIKTRSRVRQRKSQVVNDLIELCDLVKRYPLNKKDKQSLRKFLQQCNLRDVFSASDTLANY
- a CDS encoding pseudouridine synthase, which produces MRSCFGSGTPPGLCILVHMEERLQKFLARCGVASRRRAEVLIVQGRITVNGKAVSVLGTKVDPVRDRVSLDGKTVVPPAALTYLALHKPAGFLTTREDPHGRRTVYDLLPQDCAHLVPVGRLDYQSEGLLFFTDDGAWANHVAHPRYGGEKEYAVLVNGRLISQQQEALRAPMVLDGYQLNAIKMQLMHREDEGTWMTITLTEGRKRQIRQMLAAIGKHALRLIRVRIGPVRLGKLAAGEFRSLSQSEVEHWHDPPQSPHPQRKAAAPALLRQNTPATNTTGADRADSSFASAAVGIRHIDHV